The genomic region CGCTAACTAGTCGACTCGTTTGTCACTTCCACGTGCGCCAGTGCCTACTCTGCCAGTTACTCGTTTTGAGGCATTTCAAAAAGTATATTTTATCCAAGTGCATGATTCGGtttcgttttaatttgttatctGTTTTGCAAAACGATTGCTCCCGGAGATTATTTTCATGTCATTTTCAGTCGATCAATCGACTCATTAACCCAGTAACGGGATCCGTTGTCGCGTTAAATCCCCTTAGGGGCCAAGGGAAAGGTAGAttttgccacaaaaaaaacattcctgcCGGCACTCGGGACTACCAAGAGAAGGCGGGTTTGCGCCACAACGAAGAAAGTTTACCAGTTCCGCTCGATTCAGATCCGGAGAGGGCGATGTTGTCTTTCGGCGAAGCGAAAGCGAAATGATCGCTGCCTGACGACAGCCCAACCCGATAGCGCGGCTGTTTATTTGCCAAAGAGACAACTCCGACAACTCCGCCGACCGACGCAGTTCGGTACGATAAGTCGACGGGGTACGTTGGTGCTGTCGACTGGCCTCCGACGATTCTGGCAGGACTCAAACCTGCGTTAGTTAGATATTCAGTGTCATATCATCACCGCCAAAAGAACGAAACAGTGGCTATCAGGTACTGCAAGTAGTGTGCATTCATTGACGAATCTTTTGAGGTGCATGTGTTAAAATGTGAAACCGAAAACATATCCACCAGGAGGTCATTTTAAATCCGTACCAGAAGGTTCAGTCGTTGTAGAGTAGCACATTTATATTtgcaatgaaaatgtaacaGCAAATGGGAGAAATGGGTCGTGATACAATTAGCACATGTTATTTAGGCTGCAGTTCCGATTGAATCACTTTCATTTTACATCCAGTGCACGTTACCGAACACGATCACGTTTGGGATGAAAGGTTGCTCGATCGTTTAACATATTGTGATGATTACCAAATAGAGTAATGTGGATGCTAACGAGACAAGTTCACAGTTACCACAATTGATGATGTTGCAAAACGTGCGGTTTACCTTCGCTAGAGGCGTTTTTAACACCTACAGTAAGACATCATCCCGCTAGGCTGAAAGGGAAAGGGTAGAACTTTTCgaattaaaaaatacaaactcgttttatttaagtttatttaaattatgggACGTAAACTCTTTTTATCGGAAACATATTTGAGATATGCGTTTACGATCGAATGCGAACCACCTACAGTTTCGAAAGTACTTGCATGAATTCATTACACGTTATTTAAACAGGTCACCGCAAAGCACTGCCCATAAGCATTACAATACTTTTCCTCGATCGAATCGATTAACGATAACTTCCTCGATGCATTTTCAACAATAGCAAATCATTCTACAGTGAAGCTCCCGCTGGTACACCTGCAATAAAACACGTTGCATCACTCCATAAATGCGCCAGCCCGGCGATAGTGGGCGGTTTGTCAACACCAGCAGTGGAATTGGAACGAATTGCCGAATCGGAAGCATTCTCCTTCAGCCGAAAATGGTCTACATCAGTGGCTGGAGGTTCTTGGTCGGCTTAACGGTGATACTTGTCGGTGGACTCATGCTACACGGTGAAGGTTAGTGCTGTTCCAACCCTACATGATTGTGGTGCATAAACATAATGTTTCTCTTTGTATCCATTAGCTGCTGACAGTGACCTGAATGAGGTGCGTATTGGTTTCGGAACGTCTTTCAGTGCTCGTCGAGATGTGCGGTTTTACCTCTACACCCCGTTGAACAATGTGGATGCACATGTCTTCTCGGTCGATACGGTCGATACGGTGATGCGTTCGTTCTACAACTCAAGCCATCCGGTCAGGTGTGAGGCAATGGATCTCTTAAGACATACGAACGCCACACTATAATCGGTTCTTTTTGACAGAATTATCATCCACGGTTGGTTTAACAACGCGTCTTCGTTAGTGATTCAGGGAATAAAGGATGCATACCTGGATGTCGGCGATTACAACGTCATCGGTGTGGATTGGTCGCTCGGTGCTGGTGAATCGTACTTTCGCGCCTCACAGTACACGATCGCGGTCGGGTTGGTCGTGGCCGACCTTATCAACCAGCTCGTCCGCTCCAACCTAACCGACATCGAGCGACTCCATCTCGTGGGACACAGTTTGGGTGCACATATTGCCGGCAATACTGGCCACTCGTTGAAAAGCCAACAGCTGCAAGTGATCTACGGGCTCGATCCAGCCTCGATAAACTTCTTCCAGGACGAACCGGACACCCGTCTCAGCCTGGACGATGCCGCGTACGTAGAGGTGATCCACACCAACACCCAATTCTCTGGCTATCCGGCTCCGTTGGGCCACGTGGATTTCTACATGAACTACGGCCGGAAGCAACCGGGCTGCAAGACGGACATCTGCAGCCACGGTCGCTCGACGGAGTACTTCATCGAGTCGCTATCGAAAGCAACGAAAGGGTTCTGGGGGGTTGGTTGCAACGATTACAACGAGATCAAATCACGAACGTGCTACAATATTAAACAGCTCGCGCTGATGGGCGGAGAGTTCCGGCAGAAGAACGTTACCGCTGGCATATACACCGTCGAAACGTTAGCAGATCCACCGTATGCTATGGGGTATGTTCACTAAAGGACAAAACAAGAGCGTCGATAGTAAATTAAAATgactatttaaataaaaatccttTTCATACAtctgataaataaaacaataccttaacaataaataatacatTCGAACCAAATTAAGATGGACTCTATGCTTACTTAAGCCGCTCAATCCAACTTTTTCCtatgttcaattttaatttgatttcattgCTTTGTCTTTTTACCAACTCCTCTGGTCAGGGTTAATCTCAAAAGTGACTGACTCACCCGTTTTTCACTACACCTCACTAtatgtttctttctctttccctcgCAGCGCTAATATTTCAAGCTATTACTATCAAgcttgagattttttttttatttttttttttaaattttgtacaAGTTCAACGTTGCTCTAAATCGTGCTATCTGTCATTCAACTATTACAAGAGAAATGTTGATATTGTATACCTTCTTCAAATTCCCAATTACACACAGGGTGAAAACGATCGATCTACCTAATTTTCTTGCAGCAATTTAACCTATCATATCATATCGTATCATATTCGGGGATTCTCTATTATTTCAATATCCACTACTTTCTATACTAAACTTCTGATTGCGAATGAATCCTACAATCCTACAATGCAGGGATTGGCAAAGTCTGGCTCGTAAGGaaattttagtgcttcatacaaaaacccAATCTCAATTTTTATAGGATTTGTTCATCGTGTCAGGTTtactttcttcccaaaaattcaaatttaaattgttgaacTAGGCGTTCTTGTTATAGTGtatatgttgaaaaaatgaaatcaaaattcaacgaaaataattaTCAAAATGCTGAAAAAAGTTAATTTACTAATTTGTATGTATCTTTACTATTCAGAAAGTTGATACTCCattcaaaagattttttttttatgtggcacgacatcccctagtgggacaaggcctctctccgaagagagtttgtgtgaccgcaAGACGGTATATTACAGATCGgtggtggtcagccgttcgtaataccggattgtgccagactcgagattcgatcccacacctgtggcgtggtgtttcctcgcgctgccgctgcgccatgggcacccaaaaaaaatattactacTTTAAAAGTCAAAAGATTACtactttaaaaatatcaaatcgtCGTTTATCTctttttaggaaatgtatgccaaCCCCAGCTATAATGTGTTGTTAGTCGTAGtctatttacattttacatttacatttacatttatttacaataaATTGTTTGCCTCCGGGGCTATACAATATACAACTTAAAAATAGGTTAACTGGGATAAGGGTTCTGGGAGAGGATGCGGGAACGGAATTGGGAGATGGAAATGTTAAAGTCGAATAGGTCACTTACGGCATTGAAGGCCGACAGCGAGCGAAGCAGCGGATCGTTCTGGCCATATGTAGTCCGACGAGTGGGAAGTAGGAATGGAGGTCTGTCACGAAGGTGACGTGAAGGGATGTAGAATGGTAAGGAAGATAGAAGGAGAGGGGCATCAATGTTATGGAGGAGGAGGTTCGCGATAAACAAGGATTGGGAGGTCACGTGTCGTTGCTGAATGGTTTGAAGCCCAAGCAGATGACAACGCGAGGGGTAGGGGGGGATAGGAGCTGTGGAATCATTTAGGAAACGTCTCACAGCAAGGCGAGTAAACTTACGCTGCACACCTTCCAGCCTGTTCATTGCTGTAACCCCAGCCGGGGACCACACAACACAGGAGTATTCCAGTATTGGGCGGACCCAACAGCAGTACAGCGCCCTCAGACAGAGCGGGTCCCGAATTTCCGCTGACATGCGCGAAATTAAGCCAAGTGCTCTGCTCGCTCTGTCCACAACTGAATTTATGTGGTCAGAGAAGGTAAGTCGGTCGTCCAGCAACACACCAAGATCCTTCACCACAGACACTCTCGTAAGTGAGGTGCCACAGAGAGAGTAGTCGAACCGGATGGGATCACGCATGCGGCCGAACGACACAACATAGCACTTAGGCGGACAGAGCACAAGACCATTCATGGTACACCAAGCTGAAAAATCATCCAGGGATCTTTGGAGGGAGTGGCAGTCAAGGAGGGAGGAGATAGAAAGGAAGATTTTAACATCGTCGGCATATAGCAAGTGCCCATCTTCAGGAAGGACACTCACGCAGTCGTTGATGAAGATGGAAAACAGGAGAGGACTCAGGGCGCTTCCCTGAGGGACCCCAGAGGGACCCACAAAGGGGAGGGAGAGGTGATTCGCCACTTTCACCCTATAGGAGCGACATGAGAGGAAGGAATTAAACCACGAAAGCAACGGATCAGCCACACCGAGTCGCTCGAGTTTCGCCAACAGCAGGCTGTGGGGTAGGCAGTCAAAAGCAGACTTAAAATCTGTGTAGACCACATCTACCTGGCGACCCGAGGTGATGGCCGGGTACAACCTAGCCATGAGCGACATGAGATTAGCCGTGGTGGAGCGGCGAGGCATAAATCCGTGCTGGTTGGGGGATATAAAGGAATGGATAAAAGGGAGCAGGAAGGAGTGGACAACAGACTCGAGGACTTTGGAAACGGAGGATAGAAGAGAAATTCCTCGGTAGTTGGAAGGAGTTGATAGACAACCCTTCTTATGGGTCGGAACTAACCAAGCTGCCTTCCACATCACCGGAAACACCCCTTCTCGCAGAGAACGCGAGAAAAGGCGAGCCAAAATCGGGGCGAAGGCAGTCTTGCAGCTCTTTAACACATTCGAAGGGATGCCATCAGGACCGGGAGCAAAGGAGACCTTCAGCTTGGTTAGGGCAGTCAGTACAGACTCCTCCGAgactaaaatattgtttagaCACGAGCCGGAATACGGGATCCGAGCTAAGCCCAGCGAGAGGGACGCCGTAGAGCAACTGGGGTTGACAAACACTTGCGAGAAGTGTGATGCAAACAGCTCGCATATGCTGGAAGGGGTGGAGGCAGTTACTGAGCCAGAGGATAAGGAAGGGGGAATTTGAGGGTTACCTCGTCGGGAGTTTACGTGGCGCCAGAACGACCGGGGGTTAGTTGTGAAACGAGCCTGCAACCGACAAAGGTGCAGGCCGTAACGGACACGATTGTAAGCCCGGTAAGCAGACGCGGCATACTTAAACACATCCCGACGAAACGGAGTGTGATGTGCATGGTAAATCCGCTGAGCTCGCTTCATGTCGGCCTTCAATACACGAAGATGCCTATCGGACCAGGGAGGACTAGGAAGGGGTTTCTGATGCGGGCAACATTGAGGGAGAAACGACATTATTACAGTGTAAAAGGTAGAAACAGCTTCATCAACGGTATCAGCATCATCCAGGAACGTCCAGTTGGTTTCGAGAAGCAGGCGGTTGAGCTTCCGTTTGTTGAGCTTCCGGAAACAAAGCGATCGTGGTTCAGGAATTCGGTGGTGTACATGCCTAGCAGAGGTAACAGTCGGTAGTAGCAGTGACACGTCGAGAGCCGGGTGATAATGATCCTCAGGAACGAGGGGAAGCGGTGAAGTGGTCACAGGAGAGCAAGCACCAGCGGCATTATCGTTGGCGAAGATAAGGTCCAACTGCCGGCCTTGCGAATTCGTAACTCCCGACAGCTGCAACAGGTCATTGTGCGCCATGCAGTCGGCGAGACAGGAAGTGCCGGTAGTGATGCGGGACGGCGCGTAGGTGGACGGCGAGGAAGGGTGCGGGCACCAACTTAGCGATGGACAGTTGAAATCGCCGAACAACAAAAGCAAATCGCGATCTCCCATCAGCAATTGAATCTCCTCGACGCAAGAACAAAGGTCGTCCCAAACGACATCTGATGCACTGATGCTGGGTGGGATGTAGACCACCCCAACATAAAGTGATGGCCCGCCAAGCTTTATGCGCACCCATAGAAGCTCAAGCGAGGTATACGTATGCTGCACCAACGACGACACGAAGCCGGACGAACAGGCGACca from Anopheles coustani chromosome 3, idAnoCousDA_361_x.2, whole genome shotgun sequence harbors:
- the LOC131259748 gene encoding pancreatic lipase-related protein 2-like, with product MVYISGWRFLVGLTVILVGGLMLHGEAADSDLNEVRIGFGTSFSARRDVRFYLYTPLNNVDAHVFSVDTVDTVMRSFYNSSHPVRIIIHGWFNNASSLVIQGIKDAYLDVGDYNVIGVDWSLGAGESYFRASQYTIAVGLVVADLINQLVRSNLTDIERLHLVGHSLGAHIAGNTGHSLKSQQLQVIYGLDPASINFFQDEPDTRLSLDDAAYVEVIHTNTQFSGYPAPLGHVDFYMNYGRKQPGCKTDICSHGRSTEYFIESLSKATKGFWGVGCNDYNEIKSRTCYNIKQLALMGGEFRQKNVTAGIYTVETLADPPYAMGYVH